GCGAATATCATGTCCCCAGGGTTGATATCGATGCCGCCACATTTAATTGGCTTGTTCATTTCGCCTGTTTGCGCTGCATTTCCATGAGGCACTGAGCCACGGGCAAACACCGGAAAGCCCATGGCGATGATGTCATCCACATCTCTTACGGCTCCATCTACAACCACGCCGGCGATGCCACGCACCTGGCAGGCCAAGGCCATGAGATCTCCCATGTGCCCTGAGGTCATATTGCCGTGCGCATTAAAAACTAAAACGGAGCCAGGAGGCGCTAGCGTTAGTGCTTCGTGCAAAGAAAGATTGGCAGCGGGCGGCACCTCAATGGTAAAGGCAGGACCAGCGGCTCGCATCGAGTAGTGCAGCGGCTTAATGCCAAAATCCATGATTTTCACATCGCTGCGGCCGGCATCAGCAATGTTGCCTGTCGATAGCTTTGGAAAACCGTTCATGATAGATTGAGCAATATTATTCATTTGATGCCTCTCCATTATTCCTTCAAATAATCATAGATGACGTGGGCGTATGGCAGCGTTAAGTCAGCAATAATATGTTTCCCGCCAACAATACGTTTTACGGGAAAATCTGCCACAGGGGCATTCACATGCGGTATTAAATGAAGCCGCGCGGGGCCGTACCAGCAGCCTTTGACGATCACTTCGGTAGATTTAAAGGACACCAGTTGTGCAATACAAGGCGTGCCGTCTACGCCCGGTATCAATTTTAGATTTACCTGTGGTTTTTCGAGTAATTCCTGAGTTTTATCATGTTCCATGGCGAGGTTTTCGTGTTTATATCCCATGGTACCAATGGCGACCGGTTGGC
This sequence is a window from Myxococcota bacterium. Protein-coding genes within it:
- a CDS encoding RraA family protein — encoded protein: MNNIAQSIMNGFPKLSTGNIADAGRSDVKIMDFGIKPLHYSMRAAGPAFTIEVPPAANLSLHEALTLAPPGSVLVFNAHGNMTSGHMGDLMALACQVRGIAGVVVDGAVRDVDDIIAMGFPVFARGSVPHGNAAQTGEMNKPIKCGGIDINPGDMIFADSTGVLAFPAAKAKAIYEQAVKIANSELGFVQKLNEGKTLLQIPEFLKLHSIDPAVLKHDGVKLD